Proteins from a genomic interval of Yarrowia lipolytica chromosome 1E, complete sequence:
- a CDS encoding uncharacterized protein (Compare to YALI0E02706g, similar to Saccharomyces cerevisiae NUP170 (YBL079W) and NUP157 (YER105C); ancestral locus Anc_7.401, similar to uniprot|P38181 Saccharomyces cerevisiae YBL079w NUP170 nuclear pore protein), which produces MVPNKRSSGSFGGFANNAAGSSTPGTTPPNRSRSSMGNHSTGKVSNSSFGNALRPSAGLHNGHNGLASSSVPGLGNGVVNHVLGAVPISSSSSSWLQTKKPKELGTVSVNEMSAKQPLELGSEFVEAYLNRDDKYPELDRLVMQGQLSEYIFAQSGDLGALTPFTRTEVINMPDELYEQYNHTETSTKMGMFSEIDRIWMTVDNRIYFWSYIDQAYHAFEGLEHTITSVSLVKPKANTFIDLISHVLVLTTPLEVYLVAVGYNKTTDEFELFDTGMHTSIKGLDVDQVIASKDTGRVFFTGPGDGTNVYELIYNNQDRWFRDKCSKVCRTKNSIVASLQPIAIGEVAGEGTGILGKLVSSFLPSHEREVIVQMVIDDSRKLLYTLSSTSTMRVYHMATDDLKLTFTYTFPQVLSHLQMITASTPTSHAPNHGAHGHAHGHGTASHTGTNSRTKPATPLISKQTKIVSIKPVMATESSQIHLVAVTSSGWRLYIRAARSYTFGAGGTAPSASNPPTFMQVIQVRFPPSSSPEAVPPMQSKVLSGTLGTSRLFEPGHFFAVVPAETEEEGDKAMPTSDRVFVAAPDTGRILYQQSSLAAAANPVYIENASFLEVDGFVQSIQLLTPPFRATNHPEGFGNESACQYEKSAHQKVAVLTQTGLHIYERTLPYETFQRLGGDVKTFFDLYGRTETCATALSLASMNISSPEERELARKVYIEVGGRAHLVDDDTNYGITAASVTPTGTTSSPPQVVKLSGRFEGLATYLSRAIRPLWQQNVFALVPRVVNGEAKEQFVLKLSREHIEDAQVRLIEISEFLTKNKTFIEGLAGADRVVLGGNRAEETALLAEHTALNALVKLVNNMKEATALLQLLQDETASAPNGIESIMVYLTPAAREQMAKLKFFELVTRKAGIDLAKELVTCLVNKAIADGGSVESVASILEDRCNSYCSASDVLTYKAIEALKRAKDVGVRDPELRQQLLAESVRLFEKTAGSLSIDSLSESIDLYCEQGYYTGAIQVALSVAQEMDRANVAAAYILDDMPEGDVRQETYEKRVKVYSMVFGVLERVVEDSPVNSPVPNEAYDIALASTDEVFQYCFYDWFIETGNSARLLDLDTPYILPYLVNNAKKSVNMADLLWCYYQMRGSVISAAEVLFDIATSTKFVLPLAQRIECLSRARGYVNCPAPITSRQQLAQLTTRIQELLEVSSIQDDILTNVKKDPRFHDARRQETMAKLDGPIMGVSELFNLYADPLQYLESCLALFQVSDYRQNDEILNCWNKLIVQTDQKGEEDHDGDRAQSYEYVANMVQRLGKQFMVSEFVFPYDQLIPILELYRVQHQPDSPVGWVVDTFLGASLGYETVYTCLSDMIERREYPFSEEHAMRLLALDVIYLLEKWLAESRGIAQIQNVVSADMLDTLEQYTSQGDVAGLRRRLRI; this is translated from the exons ATGGTACCCAACAAGAGGTCCAGTGGGTCCTTTGGTGGATTTGCAAACAATGCTGCTGGGTCATCGACCCCAGGAACAACCCCGCCCAACAGGAGCCGATCCTCGATGGGCAACCATTCGACCGGCAAGGTTAGCAACTCGAGCTTTGGAAATGCATTGAGACCCTCAGCCGGCCTCCACAACGGACACAATGGCCTCGCCTCTTCCTCTGTCCCTGGACTTGGGAATGGTGTGGTCAATCACGTTCTTGGAGCAGTCCCCAtctcgtcatcatcgtcaagCTGGCTCcagaccaagaagcccaaggagttAGGTACAGTGTCTGTCAACGAGATGTCGGCCAAGCAGCCCCTCGAGCTTGGCTCCGAGTTCGTGGAAGCCTACCTCAACAGAGACGACAAGTATCCTGAGTTGGATAGACTTGTGATGC AGGGACAATTGTCCGAATACATTTTTGCTCAGTCTGGTGACTTGGGAGCACTGACGCCATTCACACGAACGGAGGTTATCAATATGCCTGACGAGCTCTATGAGCAATACAACCACACGGAGACAAGCACCAAGATGGGCATGTTCTCAGAGATTGACCGAATCTGGATGACTGTGGACAACCGAATCTACTTCTGGTCCTACATCGATCAAGCCTACCATGCCTTCGAGGGACTGGAGCACACAATCACGTCGGTGAGTCTGGTAAAACCCAAGGCCAACACCTTCATCGACCTTATTTCGCATGTTTTGGTCCTCACCACCCCACTAGAGGTCTACCTCGTTGCCGTGGGATACAACAAGACCACAGATGAGTTTGAGCTTTTCGATACGGGCATGCACACCTCTATCAAGGGTCTGGATGTGGACCAGGTTATTGCTTCCAAGGACACTGGAAGAGTTTTCTTCACAGGTCCTGGCGACGGCACCAACGTCTACGAGCTTATCTACAATAATCAGGACAGATGGTTCCGAGACAAGTGTTCCAAGGTCTGCCGAACCAAGAACAGCATTGTCGCTTCTTTGCAACCCATTGCTATCGGTGAGGTTGCTGGTGAAGGTACTGGCATTCTGGGTAAACTGGTGAGTTCCTTCCTCCCATCTCATGAGCGAGAGGTGATTGTTCAGATGGTCATTGACGACTCCAGAAAGCTGTTATACACTCTGTCATCCACCTCTACTATGAGAGTGTACCACATGGCCACCGATGATCTGAAACTCACCTTCACTTACACCTTCCCCCAAGTGCTGTCTCATCTGCAGATGATCACCGCCAGCACCCCTACCTCGCATGCGCCCAATCACGGCGCCCATGGTCACGCGCATGGCCACGGTACTGCTTCTCATACCGGAACCAACAGCCGTACCAAGCCGGCTACTCCCCTCATCTCCAAGCAAACCAAGATTGTTTCCATCAAGCCCGTCATGGCTACTGAGTCTTCTCAAATCCATCTCGTGGCTGTGACCTCTTCCGGCTGGAGATTGTACATTCGGGCTGCGCGATCTTACACCTttggtgctggaggaacGGCACCTTCTGCATCCAACCCCCCCACATTCATGCAGGTGATCCAGGTTCGGTTCCCTCCTTCCTCCAGCCCCGAGGCCGTGCCTCCCATGCAGTCCAAGGTTCTGAGCGGCACCCTGGGCACCTCTCGTCTCTTTGAGCCTGGCCACTTCTTTGCTGTGGTCCCTGCCGAgactgaggaggagggtgaTAAGGCCATGCCCACGTCAGACCGAGTTTTTGTGGCTGCTCCCGACACCGGACGAATCCTGTACCAGCAGTCATCTCTGGCTGCAGCTGCTAACCCTGTTTACATTGAGAACGCCTCCTTCCTTGAGGTGGATGGTTTCGTGCAATCTATCCAGCTTCTTACTCCTCCATTCCGAGCCACAAACCATCCCGAGGGCTTCGGAAATGAGTCTGCCTGTCAATACGAAAAGTCTGCCCATCAGAAGGTTGCCGTTCTCACCCAGACTGGTCTCCATATTTATGAACGAACTCTTCCCTATGAGACCTTCCAGCGTCTTGGAGGCGATGTCAAGACTTTCTTTGACCTCTACGGCCGAACCGAGACTTGTGCTACTGCCCTGTCTCTGGCTTCCATGAATATTTCGTCCCCTGAGGAGCGAGAGCTGGCCCGAAAGGTCTACATTGAGGTCGGTGGACGAGCCCACCTCGTCGACGATGACACTAACTATGGTATTACTGCTGCCAGTGTGACCCCTACCGGtaccacctcttctcccCCACAGGTTGTCAAGCTGTCGGGCAGATTTGAAGGCCTGGCCACCTACCTTTCTCGAGCCATCCGGCCCCTTTGGCAGCAAAACGTCTTTGCCCTGGTGCCCCGAGTCGTCAACGGCGAGGCCAAGGAACAGTTTGTGCTCAAGCTATCGCGAGAACACATTGAGGATGCCCAAGTACGTCTCATTGAGATCAGCGAGTTCCTGACTAAGAACAAGACCTTCATCGAGGGTCTTGCTGGAGCCGACCGAGTGGTTCTGGGCGGAAACCGAGCCGAAGAGACCGCTCTTCTTGCTGAACATACCGCTCTCAATGCTCTTGTCAAGTTGGTAAACAACATGAAGGAGGCCACAgctcttctgcagctgctccaAGACGAAACTGCATCTGCCCCCAACGGAATTGAGAGTATCATGGTGTACCTCactcctgctgctcgagagCAGATGGCTAAGCTCAAGTTCTTCGAGCTGGTCACTCGAAAGGCTGGCATtgatctggccaaggagcttgTCACCTGTCTTGtcaacaaggccattgCTGATGGAGGATCGGTTGAGTCTGTGGCTAGTATCCTTGAGGATCGATGCAACTCGTACTGTTCTGCATCGGATGTTCTTACTTACAAGGCCATTGAAGCTCTTAAGCGAGCCAAGGACGTAGGTGTTCGAGACCCTGAGCTTCGACAACAGCTGCTGGCTGAGTCCGTCAGACTGTTTGAGAAGACTGCCGGAAGCCTCAGCATCGACTCTCTTTCCGAGTCCATCGATCTCTACTGCGAACAGGGATACTACACTGGGGCCATTCAGGTTGCTCTTTCTGTTGCTCAGGAGATGGACAGAGCCAATGTTGCTGCAGCATACATCCTTGATGACATGCCTGAAGGTGATGTTCGTCAAGAGACTTACGAGAAGCGAGTTAAGGTCTACTCGATGGTTTTTGGAGTGCTTGAGCGAGTGGTTGAGGATTCTCCCGTCAACTCCCCTGTCCCCAACGAGGCTTATGACATTGCCCTGGCTTCCACCGATGAGGTCTTCCAGTACTGTTTCTACGACTGGTTCATCGAGACTGGAAACTCGGCTCGTTTGCTGGACCTCGACACCCCTTACATTCTGCCTTACCTTGTTAACAATGCGAAGAAGAGCGTGAACATGGCCGACCTGCTGTGGTGTTATTATCAGATGCGAGGCAGCGTCATTTCTGCTGCCGAGGTTCTGTTCGACATTGCCACCTCGACCAAGTTTGTGCTTCCTCTGGCTCAGCGAATTGAGTGTCTGTCCCGAGCCCGAGGCTACGTCAACTGCCCTGCCCCCATCActtctcggcagcagcttgCTCAGCTGACCACCCGAATCCAggagctccttgaggttTCTTCTATCCAGGATGACATTCTCACAAACGTCAAAAAAGACCCCCGGTTCCATGATGCTCGACGTCAGGAGACCATGGCCAAACTTGATGGCCCTATCATGGGTGTTTCTGAGCTTTTTAACCTGTATGCCGACCCCCTGCAATACCTTGAGTCTTGTTTGGCTTTATTCCAGGTGTCTGACTACCGACAGAACGATGAGATTCTCAACTGCTGGAACAAGCTCATTGTGCAGACCGACCAGAAGGGAGAGGAGGACCACGACGGTGACCGCGCTCAGTCTTACGAGTACGTTGCCAACATGGTGCAGCGTCTCGGTAAGCAGTTCATGGTGTCTGAGTTTGTCTTCCCTTATGACCAGCTTATCCCTATTCTGGAGCTCTATAGAGTCCAGCACCAGCCAGACTCTCCGGTTGGATGGGTTGTCGACACATTCCTTGGTGCATCTCTTGGCTACGAGACTGTCTACACCTGTCTGTCGGACATGATTGAGCGACGGGAGTACCCCTTCTCCGAGGAGCATGCCATGCGAttgctggctctggatgTTATTTATCTTTTGGAAAAGTGGTTGGCTGAGAGCCGGGGCATCGCGCAGATCCAGAATGTAGTTAGTGCCGATATGCTCGACACTCTGGAGCAGTACACGAGCCAAGGAGACGTTGCAGGTCTGCGAAGACGACTGCGAATTTAA